The following coding sequences lie in one Saccopteryx bilineata isolate mSacBil1 chromosome 5, mSacBil1_pri_phased_curated, whole genome shotgun sequence genomic window:
- the LOC136306321 gene encoding growth-regulated protein homolog gamma-like: MARAAATAAAPQYPRLLRAALLLLLLVAACRHAAGAPVVSELRCQCLQTSQGINVKNIQSVKVTQPGPHCAQTEVIATLKNGQEVCLNPAAPMVKKIVNKMLNKGVAPTDPGKQDAD; this comes from the exons ATGGCCcgcgccgccgccaccgccgccgcccccCAATACCCCCGGCTCCTTCGGGCTGCgctgctgctcctgctcctggTCGCCGCCTGCCGGCACGCAGCAG GGGCGCCCGTGGTCTCCGAACTGCGCTGCCAGTGCTTGCAGACCTCCCAGGGAATTAACGTCAAGAACATCCAGAGTGTGAAGGTGACACAGCCGGGACCCCACTGCGCCCAAACCGAAGTCAT agCCACTCTCAAGAATGGACAGGAAGTCTGTCTCAACCCCGCAGCCCCCATGGTTAAGAAAATCGTCAATAAGATGCTAAACAA AGGGGTAGCTCCAACTGACCCGGGGAAGCAAGATGCTGATTGA
- the LOC136338560 gene encoding C-X-C motif chemokine 15-like, translated as MAAESSWTVLLLAVLVLDIFADPCESQELRCQCVQTYSDFIPPKFITNVQLIPEGARCSREEIIATLKDGKLICLDPKADWVMAITKKIKDSAPN; from the exons ATGGCAGCTGAGAGCTCATGGACAGTTCTACTTCTGGCTGTCCTTGTCCTGGACATCTTTG CTGATCCCTGTGAGAGTCAAGAGTTGCGATGTCAGTGTGTTCAGACATATTCTGACTTTATTCCTCCAAAATTCATTACTAATGTTCAGTTGATACCTGAAGGCGCCCGTTGCAGCAGAGAAGAAATTAT AGCCACACTGAAAGATGGGAAATTAATTTGTTTGGATCCTAAGGCTGACTGGGTGATGGCTATTACCAAAAAGATTAAAGACAG TGCCCCTAACTGA